ACCTCTGTTGTGAAAAGGACGTAGAAACCCGTGAGGTCACGGAGTCTTCGACCTTCATGGGGGTAGACGTAGGCCAGAACTTCCTTGCCGTCGCCTCGACGACCGACAAGAAGTGTCGGTTCTTCTGTGGCGGGAAAGCCAAGGATCTCCGCAACATCTATTCTACTATGCGGAAACGGTTGCAGTCGAAGGGCACCCGGTCGGCAAAGAGGATGCTGAAGCATCTCTCTGGCCGGGAGAGACGGCTTATGACTGATATGAACCACCGCGTCTCGAAGGAGATCGTTCGTTTTGCCGTTCAGAACAAGGTTGATGTGATCGGGCTGGAGGATCTTACCGGGATCAGGGATCGGACAGAGACCTCCAAAAAGCAGAGGGGCACCCACCATTCCTGGACGTTCTTTGAACTCCAGTCCTTCATCGAGTACAAGGCGCGGGAGAAGGGTATATCGACGGTCTATGTCGATCCGGCCTATACCTCCCAGACCTGTCCTCGATGCAATCACATCAGCAAAAACAATCGGAATGGAAGATCGTTTGTCTGTGAATGCTGCGGACACTCGCTCCATGCCGACCTTATCGGTGCTCGGAACATCGAGTCCAGAGCACGCACCTACAGGTATACCCTGGAGGTGCAGGGGTGCAGTCAGCCACCCATACGAGAACTATCGACACGATAGAGTCTCAAGCCCAGGCCTTCAGGCCGGGGTAGTTGACAAGAACATAAATACAATCATTTTATTGAGATATGTTGATGCGAGATATATTTACTGCAGAACCAATATAGAAACCCCAATGAGAACAATAAAGGGGATCAGAATGTGGATCAAAATGATTATCAATCCTCCCCACTCGCTGAAATAATCACTAATCACATTTTGGAATGTTTCCCATTTTTTCAAATTATAATTTGGACAGATAAATCTCGGTTCGCTATCATATCGGCCATTTGATTTTGGACAAATATCTTCTCTAAAGGTGTTTAAGCCATATATAAAACCAGTTTCGCAAAGCGCCCAAAATTCTGGAGATATCTTATTCTTGAAAAGATCATCATCAGCATATTTGCAAGGTCTGGTTATCATATCATCAAGCTTCAATACTCGATCAATAACCTTTCCTGATTCAGACTCCAAATTCTTTTCATTAATACCTTCCCCAGAATATTTGTCAAATTCTCTCTTGTGAATTCCTTCAATTTCAACATATAATCGTTTTAAAATATCCCGGACTTCAAAAATATAACTTGAAAAATACATACTTCCTTCATACTCTCGCTGGATATAACAAATCAATGCCTTTTTACTGCTACGATTTAAGAGAATCCAGTAGATGAGATAGCCGAGTATGACAAAAAATCCACTAATAGCGATACTGGATATATTACTAAGTTTTAATACACCATATTTTTCTGATACAAACAATAAAGTCATCCCAGTGGCGGATGTTATTGCAATGGTGGGAATCGCTTTTAAAGAGTCCTTAAGATCTGTCCCAAATGAAATTTTATCTTCAATTGCTCCCAAATAGGCTTTTCTTAATTTACTGTTTTCTTTAAAATTAATATTCCGTTTTAAAAACAAAATATAGATCTTATATATTGCTAATTGTATGGCAAAATGTGCATCGTCCGTGTATTTTTTTTCCTTGGATGAGATCTCAACATTATATTTCACATGTCTTATTAGTCCGTTAAACTGAGATTTGATAATTTCATGAAATTCTTTTCGAAACGGATCGTTCTCATAGAACGAACTTGTCAGTAGCCACGTATATCTTATCGCATCCCTGGGAGGTAGTTTCACTTTTGGCATTTTGGGATCTGTGGTTCCCCCCATAGTTAGCGGCGTTGTTAACTGCGACCACATATAAATATTAACGGATACAAAAAATAAAATTAGATTATTTCGATCATCGATTTTGACGTTTTTGAGATCTAAAAAACAGTATATGGCCGAATAAGTAACCAAAAGATCAGTACACCAGAAAACATGATACCTGTACAACGAACAGAAAGAATGGACGATAACACGTATATCGGACACCGACAGTGCAAAATGCGGCACATAACACTGCGATATGAAACTCACGTCGTACGACGCTAACCCCCATATGAAAATGCCATGTGCTGAATATGCGGCACTGTGAAAATTGAAAACAATACCCGATCAATTTGTACAGTATTCGAAGGGCCATGGATAGTCACGAAAAAAGAGAGAAGTGATCTTCTTTTCAATTCCTTGAATGTATGAAAAATAGTTGGACCAAAATCGAAATTTTTCAATATTCCAGAAGGGACCAGATTCTGTAATGTCGAATGGAACAAAACCCGGCACAAAAAAAAGGAGTTCAGTAGACGACAGGATGTGCATTCCTGGCCGCGGCCACCTTGAGGGTCATCCACTGCATCTTCGCAATGTCCTCCGGCATGGTATAGACGTTGATCATGAGGGTCGAGGTGAGGGTGTCTCCCGGCTCATGTCCCCCACGAAGACGCGGTCCAGACTGATGCACAGATCGTCGCAGCCCACAGATCCTCCAGAACCCACGCCACCCCGATCCGACCCTTTTTCTCCTCCCCGCGGAGACACGCATACCAGTCAATGCACTCCAGAAACACCCCCCTAAGGCCAGACCCCTGCGAGATCCTCTTCAGAAAGCCCGCACGAGAGGATCTCTCAGGCCCCGGCCTCCTCGCGGCCGACCTGCACGTCCACACCAACCACTCGGACGCCCCGACGCGGGTGAGGGACGCCCTGAAGATCGCCGCACGGCAGGGCATCGGCCTTGCGATCACCGACCACACCCGGGTCAGCGGCGCCCTGGAGGCGTGCCAGGCCGGCACGGGCATCGAGGTGAGCGCGGACGACGGCCCCCACCTCCTCCTGTACTTCTCCGTGCACCGTGAGACAGCGATGATCGGGCATTTCGTCTCGCGGCAGGGCACGCCACGCCTCCCGGGCGACCCTCTCTGACCATCTGGCATCGCAGATCCACCTCGGCCGGCAGATACTACGGGAGAGGTGAAAAAAGATGCGGCACCAGTTGCACACACAACAGTTGCACGCACAACCATTATCCCCTCCTGGCACCCACCTGATCCCATGCAACCGCATCGCGAGACAGTCCCTCTCGGGGCCCTCGTCTCCATCATCCACCGGACCCACCACATCGTCATCGACGAGAGGATGAAGCGGTTCGGCCTCTCCTCAGGGCAACTCTTCACTCTCCTCCACCTCGCCCACGAGCAGGGCATCACCCAGGACACACTTGTCCGCCGCTTCCGCGTCGACAAGGGCACCGTCGCGCGGGCCGTGCGGAGGCTGGAGGACGCGGGCTATATCAACCGCACCATCGACCCCGACGACCGCCGGGCCGTTCAGATATTCCTGACAGACAGAGGGGAGGAGATCGTCCCTGAGATCATCAGGATCGACCGGGAGTGGGAGGAGGAGGTATTTGCAGGACTCACCGACGAGGAGCGCAGACAGGCAGAGGCCCTCCTCAGAAAAATAGCACACAACAGCCTCAGGCTCGCACAGACAGGCGGGGACACCGACTATGCACGACACTGGCACGAAAAACTCTGAAAGAACAGGGACGACAAAAGGCGTCGCCCTCCTCACCGGCGACCCTAAAAAGGCGATCATCAGGCTCTCCATCCCGATGATCGCGGCGATGCTCCTCTTCTCGACCTACAACCTCGCCGACGCCGTCTGGGTCGCGGGCCTGGGCTCGGACGCCCTCGCAGCCGTCGGCTTCATGACCCCGGTCTTCATGATCATCACCGGCCTCGCTGTCGGCCTGGGGGCAGGCGCCTCCTCCGCGGTCGCCCGCCGGATCGGCGCGGAGGACAGGGCAGGGGCTGACAACACCGCAGTCCACGCCGTCCTCCTCGCCCTCGGCCTTGGGGCCCTCCTCACCATACCCCTCATCCTCCTCGCGGGGCCGGTCGCCGCCCTCCTCGGCGCCGGCGAGATTTCCGAACTCGCGGCGGCGTACGGCCAGACCCTCTTCGCCGGCACGGTCTTTAGCTTTTTCATCAACGTCGCCTATGCAATCCTCCGGGCCGAAGGCGACACGAAGAGGACGATGTACGCGATGGGGGTGTCGTCTGTCCTGAACATCGTCCTCGACCCCATCTTCATCTACGGCGCGGGTATGGGCGTCGCCGGTGCGGCCCTCGCCACCGTCATCTCCATCGCGGCCGTCTCCGCGGTGCTCGTCTACTGGCTCTTCGTCAGGAAGGACACCTATGTCTCTCTCTCACGGGAAGCATTCTCGCCTGACTTCCGCGTCATCAGGGACATCCTGGGCGTCGGCCTCCCGGCAAGCCTGGAGTTCTTCCTGATGTCGGCCCTCGCGATCATCATCAACGGCCTCCTGGTACAGGTCGCCGGCACCGACGCCGTCGCTGTCTACACCACAGGCTGGAGAGTCGTGATGTTTGCGATCATCCCCTTCGTCGCCATAGGCACCTCGGTGGTCTCGGTCAGCGGGGCCGCATATGGCGCCAGAAAATACGAGAGGCTCAAGACCGCCCACACCTTCTCCGTCGGCCTGGGGGCGGCGATCGCCCTCGCGATGAGCGCTGTCACCTGGCTCTTCGCCTCCCAGATCGCCCTCATCTTCACCTATTCGGCGGAGAGCGCCCACCTCGCCCCCGCGATCACCGCCTTCCTGATGACGATGTGCTTCTTCTACCCCTTTGTCCCGCCGGGCATCATGTCTGGCTCCATCTTCCAGGGCACAGGGAAAGGCACGACCTCCCTCCTGATCAGCTTCCTGAGAAACCTCGTCTTCATCGCCGTCTTCGCCTGGGCGCTCGCGGTCCCCCTGGGCATGGGAGAGGCCGGCGTCTGGTGGGGGATCGTCGCAGGCAACACCCTCGGCGGGATCGTCGGCTTCCTCTGGGCGCGGTTTTACATCGCGCGGCTCATCGCCACCGAGCAGGGGCCGGACACCGCATAACCCTTTTTTCCAGCCCGACAGAACCCTCCCGCAGGGCAGACTGCGGCATGCTATCGCCCTGCAGGACAGATCCCACCAGGCGGTCTGCCGGCATCGTACCGCGGAAACCTTATGCACACAAACGGCGACATGATCCGCTCCTGCCCGGTACCGCCCGGGCACACTCAGGAAGGGCACGGCCCATCTTTTCCTGAGACATTTGCATGAACACCATCTGATTTGAAGGATACGTATGACAGAAACCACCCCGATCACCTCCCAGCCTGATGCAAAAATGACAGAACGCCAGGACGCGATCACCGAAGGCGTGACCGTTCTCACCGGCGACCCGAAGAGAGCCATCGCACAGATTGCCGGCCCGATCATGGTCGCCATGCTCTTCCAGGCCGTCTACAACCTCGCGGACGCGGTCTGGGTCGCGGGCCTCGGCTCCGGCGCCCTCGCCGCCGTCGGCTTCGTCACCCCGATCTTCATGATCTTCATCGGCCTGGGAAGCGGCCTTGGAGCAGGCGTCACCTCGGCCGTCTCGCGCCGCATCGGCGCGGAGGACAGAGCCGGGGCAGACAATGCAGCAGTGCACGGCATCGCCATCGTCCTCATCCTCTCGGCCATCGTCACCCCTGCCCTCCTCCTCTTCCTCGAACCCCTCGTCCTCGCCCTGGGGGCCGGGGAGACCGCGGGAGATGCCATAGAATACGGCCGCATCATCTTTGCCGGGACCGTATTCATCCTCTTCGCCGACATTCTCTATGCCATCTTCACGGCCGAAGGGAACACACGGAGGACGATGTACGCCGTCGCCGCTTCCGCGGTCCTCAACATCGTCCTCGACCCCATCCTCATCTACGGCGCCGGCATGGGTATTGCCGGTGCGGGGTGGGCGACTCTCATCTCGATGGCCTCCGTCTGCGCCCTCCTCCTGTACTGGTCTCTGGTCAGGAAGGACACCTATATCACCATCGACCGGGGACGCTTCTCCCCGAACGGGCACACGACCATGGACATCCTCACCGTCGGCATCCCTGCAAGCCTGGAGTTCGTGCTGATGTCTGTCGCCGCGATCGTCATCAACGGCCTTCTGGTGCAGGTCGCCGGCCCCGATGCCGTCGCCGTCTATACCGGCGGGTGGCGGATCGTCTTTTTCGCCCTGATCCCGTTCATCGCCATGTCCATCGCCGTCGTCTCGGTATCAGGCGCTGCCTATGGCGCGAGGAAGTACGACAAACTGACGGTCGCCCACACCTTTGCGGTCAGGTCGGGCATCCTCGTCGGCCTCGGCCTCTCCGTCATCACCTGGTTCCTCGCGCCCTTCATCGCCTGGATCTTCACCTACTCGGCCGGGAGCACGCACCTTGCCGGAGGGATCACCGCCTTCCTGATGACGATGTGCTTCTTCTACCCCTTCATCGCACCGGGCATGATGTCTGCCGGTGTCTTCGAGGGGACAGGAAGGGGCATCTTCGCCCTTGCCGTCGAGTTCCTCAGGAACCTCGTCTTCATCGCCGTCTTCGCCTGGGCGCTCGCGGTCCCCCTGGGCATGGGAGAGGCCGGCGTCTGGTGGGGGATCGTCGCCGGGAACATCCTCGGCGGCATCGTAGGGTACCTCTGGGCGCGGCTCTATATCGCGCGGCTCATCGCCACAGGAAAGGGGCCGAAGACCACATAACCCTTTTTTACCCCAGCCCCACGTCCAGCACCATCATGACCACGAACCCCACGAGGGCGCCCATCGTGGCGAGGTCGGCATGGCCGTGCCCCTGGGACTCAGGGATCACGTCCTCGACGACCACGAAGATCATGGCGCCCGCGGCAAAGGCGAGGGCATAGGGGAGGAGAGGGGCCGCGACGATGACGGCGGCCGCTCCGACAAGCGCTGCGACAGGTTCGACGGCCCCGGACAACTGCCCGTACCAGAAGCAGCGCAGAGGAGAGAGGCCCTCCTGCCGCAGGGGGACGGAGACTGCCATGCCCTCGGGAAAGTTCTGGATGCCGATGCCGAGAGCAAGGGCGAGGGCGGCGGCAAGGCTCGCAGTCGGGTGGCCGGCCGCCAGGGCGCCGAAGGCCACCCCCACTGCAAGCCCCTCGGGGATGTTGTGGATGGTGATGGCGAGGACGAGGAGGGTGCTCCGGTGCCAGGACGTCTCCGGCCCCTCGGCACGGGTGAGGCCGGGGTGCAGGTGGGGAAGGAGCATGTCCACACCCCGGAGAAAGATCCCGCCGGCAAGAAACCCTGCCGCCGCTGGTATCCACTCGGGCAGGCCGGTGCCGGCCGACATTTCGATCGCGGGCAGGAGGAGAGACCAGAAACTGGCGGCGATCATCACCCCCGCGGCAAAACCCAGCATCCCGTCCAGCACCCTCCTGTCGACCTTGCGGGTCAGGAAGACGGTCGCCGCACCGAGCGCGGTCAGCGCCCAGGTGAAGAGGCCGGCAAGGAGGGCCTGCACCACCGGGTCAAGGGCCTGGAACTGCTCCATCACCATGCCTCACCCCCTCCTTCGTGCCACAACCTCCCGGGACGGCCGGGCGTTTCACGCACCCGGGGATAAGGGTTGTGACGCCCCGATCCATCATCTCGATATACCCTGCCTCAGAGAGATCAGAGGGACAATCATGTTCGGAGAAAAAGTCCTGGACAAGATCAGGAAATTTGCAGAGTCGAAAGAGGGCATCCGCGCGATGGTCCTGACCGGATCCTGGGCGCGGGGCGAGGCGACAGAACAGTCCGACGTCGACGTCTTCCTGGTCACCGCGGAGGAGAGGGAAATCGTCTTTCCCGACCTGGCCGCAGCCCTCACCGGGGTACAGGACGTCCTCGCCCCGATCCCGGAGAAGAGGATCTTTTTCCTGGGGGACGGTTATCTGAAGGCCGAGGTCACGGTCATCCCCGCACTCGCGGAGATGGAGGGGCTGTATCGGGCGTCGAGGGTCAGGGATACCTCACGGTCGGTGCCGATCGATAAGGACGGGACGGCACGGGCGACCGTCGCCGGTTGGTGCTTTGACGGCAGGGAGACCGACCTCTCCTCCCTGACCGCCGCGACCGCCGAGGAGTTCCTCGAAGGCTTCGAACTCGCCTCCCGGTACGCGGGGAGGGGCGATGCCTACCGGTTCTACCATACGTACAACGAGGCCCTCGCGGCATATGCAGCCCTCCTGGTCCTGAAGCAGGGGTCTGCCGCCCACATCGACCTGCCGCGGTCCCTCGTCGAAGGGATGGGGCCGGCAGGGAGAGAGGCGTTCCGCACCCTTGCCGGGAGCCTGGACCTCTCCGACGCCCCCCGCCTCCTGCGGGATCTGGCGGCGGCATTCGGGGAGACCTATGCCGGCGTGTATGCTGCGGCCCCCGGCCTTCCCAGGGCGCCGGAGACCATCGCACGCTGCACAGGCAGGATCCTGCAGCGGGACCAGATGGCCTGAAAAGCGGCAGGGTATATATAGCGCCGGCACCCAGGGGCAGACAGGTCCGCCCCGCCATGAAGATCTGCCCGCGATGCAGTTATGCCAACCAGGACGACAGGGAGGTCTGCACCCGCTGCGCGTGCGACATCAGCGACAGACGCCCGCTCCGTACGGTGAGGGAGTACCTCCTGGAGAACGCATCTCTTTTTGTCGTGCTCGGCGTCTTCGGCGCCCTCGCCTTCTACCTGACCGGCCTCCTCTCGAAGACGACCGACCCGATAAACACCGTCCAGATCGCCGGCGACGTCGCCCTCGGCGGTGAGGCAGTGCCCTCGAATGTCTCCTTTGCCGGGAATGTCACGTACATCGCCCGGACCGTAGAGGCGGGAGGGGACTCCCTGAACATCCTCCTGAACCTCAACCTCGGGCAGATCATGGAGTTCTCTGTGATCTGCGCCTATGTCATCCTCTTCGTCGTCTCCTATGCGGTCCTGAAGGAGGCGGTCCAGACCATCGACGCAAACAGGAAAGAAAACAACTTTTCCGGGTACCTCTCCCTCATCCACCACAACTTCTCCATCATCATCTTCGTCATCACCTTCGCGTATCTCCTGGCAAACCTCCTCGTCTTCCTCATCCTGACGTACACCCTCCCGATCACCAACTTCATCCACTTCCTCGCCGGCAGCGCCACGGTCCTCGTCTGCTTCGAGATCAGGGACAACATCATCTCGCGACACTGGAGCCCGATACGGCAGGAGTTCGTCCAGGTGGTCATCATCTCCGCCGCCATCGTCCTCCTCGTCATCTCCTTCGAGTTCCTCATCAACACCGTCATCCTCCCGGTCCTCGTCTCTCTCGGCATCTCGGAGTCGGTGATGGTCGCGGTCTCCCTCTTCCTGGTCACCGACGCCATGATCATCATCTTCACCCTGATCCTGATCCTGGCCCTCTTTCTTGCCCTCCTCTCCTGGAAGATCGTGCAGGCTATCAGGGAGAGGGTGCGAGGTGCGTGGCGGGAGAGGTGATAACCGTCGTCCGGCACGGTGCAGAATGACAATATTTATCGGATAAGGGCATACCGATCCAGTAACAATTGTGAACCCGCCCGCGGAGGGCAGAGAGGAGCGAAGAAACGTGAACGTTCGGGTCAGAGCATTTGCACAGTTGCGTGAGGCCCTCGGGGCCGACCGCACGATGGACGTCCCGGCGGGGGCGACGATGAGCACCCTGCTCGCCCTGCTCGGGGCAGAGTCGGTGCAGGCAAAAGAGGCACTTTTCGAGGAGAACGGCGACCTGAAGGGCCACGTGATCCTGATGAAGAACGGGAGACGGGTCCCGCGGTCTGAGGTCGGGGCCACCGCCCTTGGCGAGGGGGACGAGGTCGCCCTCTTCCCGCCGGTCGCCGGAGGATGACGAATGAGACTGAACTCCTGCAAAAAAGCCTACAGGCACGAGACCCAGCGGACTGTCCCGCCCGAGGAGACGCTTCAGCGGGTCAGGGAAAAACTCCCGGCCGCCGGGATCACGCGGGTCGCAGACATCACGAACCTCGACCGCATCGGCATCCCGGTCTTCTCCAGCATCAGGCCGACGGCCGGAGACGGCGCCATCTCGGTGTACAACGGTAAAGGGGCGACACCGACAGAGGCCGAGGTCTCCGCGATGATGGAGGGGATCGAGCGCTACTCGGCCGAGATGGACGGCATGCCAACCCTGACCGGGACATACAGGGAGATGCAGAGGGAAGGCAACCCCATCGACCCGGCAGATCTCATCCTCCCGCCGTACGCAGACCCGGAGAGGTGCATCCCCTGGGTCAGGGGCTATGACATCGCCGGCAACGAGGACGTTCTCCTCCCGGCCCATGCCGTTTTCCATCCCCTCGGGCACGAGCACGGTGACCTCTTCAGGACCAACACGAACGGCATCGCCTCGGGCAACACCCGCGAGGAGGCGATCTTCCACGCCCTCATGGAGATCGTGGAGAGGGACGCCTGGTCCCTGGTCGAGGTAACCAGGAACACCGGCCCTGCGGTCACCGGCATCAGGGACGGGATTGCGGGTGACCTCCTCGCAAAGTTTGCCGCGGCGGGCGTCGAGGTCCACCTCAAAGACATCACGAGCGACATCGGCATCCCGACGATGGCGGCGGTCGCCGACGACGTGGTGCTCAAGGACCCGGCCCTCCTGACGATGGGGATGGGCACCCACACGAACGCCGGCATCGCGGTGTTGCGGGCTCTCACTGAGGTGGCCCAGAGCCGTCTCACCCAGATCCACGGCGCACGGGAGGACACCGACCAGGCCGACTTCAGGAAGAAGATCGGCTACGAGAGGACGAAGAGGCTGAACAAATACTGGTTCACGGACGACGGCGAGGAGGAGATCGACACGGTCTCGTCCTTCGACTCCGACGACTTCCTCACCGACATCGGCCATGTCGTCGGACGCCTCAGGGAGGTCGGGCTGGACCGGGTGATCGTCACCGACCTGACGCGGGCGGAGATCGGTATGCCTGTGGTGCGGGTGGTCGTGCCCGGCCTCGAAGTCTTTGCAATGGACAGGGAGAGGGCAGGAGCGCGGTGCCGGCATGCCGGAAATCATCGTCTTTCTCGGTCCGAGTCTTGACCGGGAGGAGGGCCGCGCCATCCTTGACGCGGACTTTCGTCCCCCGGCCGCACGCGGCGACATCAGGAAGGCAGCCGACGAGGGGGCGCGTATCATCGGTCTCATCGACGGGGTCTTCTTCCAGGCGTGCTCTGTCGCCCACAGGGAGGTGCTCTATGCCCTCCGCAAGGGTGTGAGGGTTCTCGGCGCATCGAGCATGGGGGCCCTCAGGGCCGCGGAACTCGACAGCCTCGGCATGGAGGGGGTGGGCGAGATCTACCAGGCATACAGGGACGGGACCCTTGTCTCGGACGACGAGGTCGCCCTCGTCTTCGACCCTGAGAGCGGGACGCCCCTCTCCGAACCCCAGGTCAATATCAGGTGGACGATCAGAAAGGCCGAAGAGGAGGGCGTGATCGACGCAGCAGAAGGCACGGCCCTCCTGGAGGCAGCGCAGGCCCTCTATTTCCCCGAGCGGACATACGAGGCCGTCTGCGACGGGGCGACAGCGGCGATCGGCGAGGAAAAGGCCGGGCAATTTCTCGCCTTCGCACGCACCGGCGGCGTCGATAGGAAGAGGGAAGACGCTGTACTCTGCCTCCGCCGTATCAGGGAGATCGCGGGGCAGGGTTAGCCGTGCACATCGATCTCGACCTCGATCCCTCCTGACGCCGCAAAGACAAGGTTATAGATGACGGCGGCGATGCACCCGCCGATGAACCAGACGATCGCAAAGACAAACGCACCGGCCACGGCGCTCAGCGCCACCGCCCCGATCGAGGCGATCGTCCCCATACTCATCCCCGGAATGATACCGAGTCCGGTGACAAGACCGGACAGAAGCCCGTAGATCGTT
The genomic region above belongs to Methanofollis sp. and contains:
- a CDS encoding MATE family efflux transporter — protein: MHDTGTKNSERTGTTKGVALLTGDPKKAIIRLSIPMIAAMLLFSTYNLADAVWVAGLGSDALAAVGFMTPVFMIITGLAVGLGAGASSAVARRIGAEDRAGADNTAVHAVLLALGLGALLTIPLILLAGPVAALLGAGEISELAAAYGQTLFAGTVFSFFINVAYAILRAEGDTKRTMYAMGVSSVLNIVLDPIFIYGAGMGVAGAALATVISIAAVSAVLVYWLFVRKDTYVSLSREAFSPDFRVIRDILGVGLPASLEFFLMSALAIIINGLLVQVAGTDAVAVYTTGWRVVMFAIIPFVAIGTSVVSVSGAAYGARKYERLKTAHTFSVGLGAAIALAMSAVTWLFASQIALIFTYSAESAHLAPAITAFLMTMCFFYPFVPPGIMSGSIFQGTGKGTTSLLISFLRNLVFIAVFAWALAVPLGMGEAGVWWGIVAGNTLGGIVGFLWARFYIARLIATEQGPDTA
- a CDS encoding PHP domain-containing protein, whose amino-acid sequence is MHSRNTPLRPDPCEILFRKPAREDLSGPGLLAADLHVHTNHSDAPTRVRDALKIAARQGIGLAITDHTRVSGALEACQAGTGIEVSADDGPHLLLYFSVHRETAMIGHFVSRQGTPRLPGDPL
- a CDS encoding MATE family efflux transporter, which translates into the protein MTETTPITSQPDAKMTERQDAITEGVTVLTGDPKRAIAQIAGPIMVAMLFQAVYNLADAVWVAGLGSGALAAVGFVTPIFMIFIGLGSGLGAGVTSAVSRRIGAEDRAGADNAAVHGIAIVLILSAIVTPALLLFLEPLVLALGAGETAGDAIEYGRIIFAGTVFILFADILYAIFTAEGNTRRTMYAVAASAVLNIVLDPILIYGAGMGIAGAGWATLISMASVCALLLYWSLVRKDTYITIDRGRFSPNGHTTMDILTVGIPASLEFVLMSVAAIVINGLLVQVAGPDAVAVYTGGWRIVFFALIPFIAMSIAVVSVSGAAYGARKYDKLTVAHTFAVRSGILVGLGLSVITWFLAPFIAWIFTYSAGSTHLAGGITAFLMTMCFFYPFIAPGMMSAGVFEGTGRGIFALAVEFLRNLVFIAVFAWALAVPLGMGEAGVWWGIVAGNILGGIVGYLWARLYIARLIATGKGPKTT
- a CDS encoding transposase yields the protein LCCEKDVETREVTESSTFMGVDVGQNFLAVASTTDKKCRFFCGGKAKDLRNIYSTMRKRLQSKGTRSAKRMLKHLSGRERRLMTDMNHRVSKEIVRFAVQNKVDVIGLEDLTGIRDRTETSKKQRGTHHSWTFFELQSFIEYKAREKGISTVYVDPAYTSQTCPRCNHISKNNRNGRSFVCECCGHSLHADLIGARNIESRARTYRYTLEVQGCSQPPIRELSTR
- a CDS encoding ubiquitin-like small modifier protein 1, with product MNVRVRAFAQLREALGADRTMDVPAGATMSTLLALLGAESVQAKEALFEENGDLKGHVILMKNGRRVPRSEVGATALGEGDEVALFPPVAGG
- a CDS encoding TfuA-related McrA-glycine thioamidation protein; the protein is MPEIIVFLGPSLDREEGRAILDADFRPPAARGDIRKAADEGARIIGLIDGVFFQACSVAHREVLYALRKGVRVLGASSMGALRAAELDSLGMEGVGEIYQAYRDGTLVSDDEVALVFDPESGTPLSEPQVNIRWTIRKAEEEGVIDAAEGTALLEAAQALYFPERTYEAVCDGATAAIGEEKAGQFLAFARTGGVDRKREDAVLCLRRIREIAGQG
- a CDS encoding MarR family transcriptional regulator; translation: MQPHRETVPLGALVSIIHRTHHIVIDERMKRFGLSSGQLFTLLHLAHEQGITQDTLVRRFRVDKGTVARAVRRLEDAGYINRTIDPDDRRAVQIFLTDRGEEIVPEIIRIDREWEEEVFAGLTDEERRQAEALLRKIAHNSLRLAQTGGDTDYARHWHEKL
- a CDS encoding nucleotidyltransferase domain-containing protein, with amino-acid sequence MFGEKVLDKIRKFAESKEGIRAMVLTGSWARGEATEQSDVDVFLVTAEEREIVFPDLAAALTGVQDVLAPIPEKRIFFLGDGYLKAEVTVIPALAEMEGLYRASRVRDTSRSVPIDKDGTARATVAGWCFDGRETDLSSLTAATAEEFLEGFELASRYAGRGDAYRFYHTYNEALAAYAALLVLKQGSAAHIDLPRSLVEGMGPAGREAFRTLAGSLDLSDAPRLLRDLAAAFGETYAGVYAAAPGLPRAPETIARCTGRILQRDQMA
- a CDS encoding YcaO-related McrA-glycine thioamidation protein; this encodes MRLNSCKKAYRHETQRTVPPEETLQRVREKLPAAGITRVADITNLDRIGIPVFSSIRPTAGDGAISVYNGKGATPTEAEVSAMMEGIERYSAEMDGMPTLTGTYREMQREGNPIDPADLILPPYADPERCIPWVRGYDIAGNEDVLLPAHAVFHPLGHEHGDLFRTNTNGIASGNTREEAIFHALMEIVERDAWSLVEVTRNTGPAVTGIRDGIAGDLLAKFAAAGVEVHLKDITSDIGIPTMAAVADDVVLKDPALLTMGMGTHTNAGIAVLRALTEVAQSRLTQIHGAREDTDQADFRKKIGYERTKRLNKYWFTDDGEEEIDTVSSFDSDDFLTDIGHVVGRLREVGLDRVIVTDLTRAEIGMPVVRVVVPGLEVFAMDRERAGARCRHAGNHRLSRSES
- a CDS encoding ZIP family metal transporter translates to MVMEQFQALDPVVQALLAGLFTWALTALGAATVFLTRKVDRRVLDGMLGFAAGVMIAASFWSLLLPAIEMSAGTGLPEWIPAAAGFLAGGIFLRGVDMLLPHLHPGLTRAEGPETSWHRSTLLVLAITIHNIPEGLAVGVAFGALAAGHPTASLAAALALALGIGIQNFPEGMAVSVPLRQEGLSPLRCFWYGQLSGAVEPVAALVGAAAVIVAAPLLPYALAFAAGAMIFVVVEDVIPESQGHGHADLATMGALVGFVVMMVLDVGLG